The sequence below is a genomic window from Dyadobacter chenwenxiniae.
AGCCTTAATGTATCCTGTGCGTGCAATTGGGCTGCCAGGAATAAAAGGATCGTCGTGAAATAAGTTCGCATGTTTTCTGTGTTAGAATGATGCGATATTCCGACGCCAACATTACAGGAGCCTTAAAATAAAGTTAGAAAAAAATTAGAATGCCAAAACAGGCTTATACGTGGTTTAAACGCACCTGGAATTCGCTTCCCATGCCCGGCTCACTGGTGACAGAGATCACGCCATGGTGCAAATCCACAATGCGCTGACAAATGGAAAGACCGATCCCAAAACCCGGGACGGGTGTTGCAGTGGAAGATCTGTAAAATGGATTGAAAATATGCGGTAAGTCCTCTGGGCTTATTCCGATGCCGTGATCTCTGAATTTTACAATGCAGGATTTATCATCCGAGTAGATCAGGATGTAAGCGCGGTGGTCAGACGAATATTTGCAGGCGTTATCAAGAAGATTTGAAAAAACCCTTTTCAATAATTCCTCATTTCCTTCTATAACAGTCTGTTTTTCATCTTCCGGGATGTTTTCGTAATCAATTTCAACGTGATAATCGGGGTTGATTGAAAGCAGTTCTTCTTTGGCCAGGAAGGCGAGATCTTCAATGTGAATCGGCGACATTTTCAACTGCCCCGAATGTTCGTAGGAACGCGCCAGGAAAAGCAGGTTATTGGTTATGCTGATCAATCGCTCCGTGTCGGAAAACAGGTTTGTAAAAACCTCGTCAATCTCAGGGTTGTTTTTATTAAACCGCTGGCCGAGCTGGATTTCCGACTTCAATGCTGCTAACGGCGTCCGCAACTCGTGTGAAGCGTGAGAAACAAAACTTTTTTGTTGTTCAAATGCATTGTTGAGCCGCGCGAGCACTGTGTTGAAGTTAATCGCCAGCTGTGCAATTTCATCTTTACGATTGCCCTCATCGAGTTTTTGAGAAAGGTTCTGGGCCGTAATCAACGAAACCTGATGATTGATACGGCTTATGGGCCGCAACGCATTGCCTGCGAAATAAATGCCGAGTCCAACCGTAACCGCAATCCCGGCAAGGAGTCCCCAACCCAGCGTTTCCCGCAAATTGGTCAGTTTGCTGTGTCCGAAAGTGTCATAAGCGGATGCCAGCACAACCAGCGGCTCGCTTTGCTCCTGGTACAAAAGGCCTATCACCTCGCTTTCACCCTCGTGAAATTCCATGTATTGCTTTTGCCGGACTTCGTCCAGTAATGTCGCATGGTAAGTCAGCAACTTGTCATCCACACTGGAATAGATCAATTCATTCTCCTCATTAAATACGAGGACCTTCTCATCCAGCATTTCCGAAAGCGTATTCTGGTCAATTGCTTTCAGCAAGTCTTTATCGATGCCTTTGACTTTCATGAGCAACCGGCAGGTCGTTTTCGCGCGGCTTTTGAGCCGGTCATAAAATTCTTCCTGCCTGTAATGTTCGGAAACGCTGTAAATGGTAATGGAAAACAAAAGCAGAATCGCAGCCACTAAAAGTGTGAACTGGAAGGCAATGCGATCCTTGATTTTCATTGTCATTCTTCTTTCATGATATAACCCATGCCCGGACGCGTGTGAATGAGCTTTGTAGCGAAGTCTTTATCTACTTTTTTACGTAAATAATTGATATAAACTTCCACGACATTGGTGCCTGGATCGAAATTCAAATGCCAGACGTGCTCAGCAAGGTCCATTTTTGAAACCACACGTCCCCGGTGCAAAAGGAAATATTCAAGCAAGGCAAATTCTTTGGCAGTGAGGTCGATTATATGCCCGCCCCGGCTTACCTGCTTTGTTCCCAGGTTCATTTCAAGATCGGCAATGCGCAGGATTTTGTCCGCGGACTCTGGATTGATTAATTCAGCAACCCGCAGTGCAGCATTGATTCTGGCCAGCAATTCCCTAAAATCAAATGGCTTAACAATGTAATCGTCCGCCCCCCGGCCCAGGCCTTCAATTTTATCCTCAATTTCTCCGTAAGCCGTAAGCATAATAATCGGCAGCGACGGTTTGTAAATCCTGATCTGCTGGCAAACATCGTGACCGTTCATGCCGGGCAAATTTACATCGAGCAAAATGAGGTCAAATTTCTTATCGAGCGCCATTTGCTTTCCTGTGATGCCATCGTGCGCGATTTCTGCTTCGATATTTTCCGAGGCAAGACCGCGGAAAATGTTCTGTGCAATGCGGCGGTCGTCCTCGATAATCAATATTTTCTTCATAGCAGGAGGTCTTTTATTTCTGCTATCGGAGGCAGCGTTTCAATGGGCGGCTGGAACACCAGTCCGGTTTCGAGAGAATGGATAATGGCTTTGTTGCTGTGGACGAAATAACATACATCGATGCCGAGCTCCTGGATGTTTTTCAAATTTGTCACAGTCAGTGCTTTGGCTCTTTTTCGGGTCTGCCGGATATACACTGCCCGAATGTTGGCCGAAAACTGCCTGCATATCTCTTCATAGATCTCCGGATCTTTCTGGGAATCATCGCCTAACAGGATAAATTGCAACTCAGGGTAAAAGTTGATAATGTTATGGATCTTGCGAAGCTTGTGGTCGTGCGAGCCGCCGCCCGTTGTGACAAAGTCATCCAGCCCTGATTTAATGGTTCTCAATTTGAGGACTGCCTTTGGCAAACCATTGAGCTCCGCAAACCGCACGATCATATCATATAAATTCCACTCACTGCTGGACACGTAGAAAAAGATATTGCTGTCTTTCTGCGGATGCTTGCGGCTTGCGAAGGACAGCAGCTGATAATGCTTAACCACATCGTCAAAAGGCTTCCGCGCCTGCACATTTTTGGACAGCAGAACAAATAGTTTTCTGAAAGAACGGCGGCTGTGTGATATCAGAAATGTATCGTCAATATCCGAAATGATGCCATACGAACTTTGGTAAGGCAGAAAAAACTCTTCCTGCGCGCTTCCCTGGTATCGTTTTTCATTCCATTCGTCATCAACAGTCACCGAATACGGATGCCAGCCGCTGGGCATTGGTTCAGTCAGCGGGACCTGGAAACGGAAATAGCCGTCCTCTTCCGCTGTCGTCTCGGCTGTAATGTTACCCACTTGCAGCACTACTTTTAAAAACGGAATGGGCTTTACAGAAAACAGCTCAATGATCGTCCGCGCATACCGAAACCCTGTTCTCGTATATTTTCGATCACCTGAGGGATATTTTTTAATGATATGCCCAAACACCACGAGCTCTTTTTTATTGGCATATCCGCGATACAATTTTATGTCGCAACGTTTCATAACTATCTTTATCCCCGTACACTTGAAGTCCCTAATTTAGACATTATGTTTTCAGAACGAAAGGTTTTGTTGGTTGTAAATCCGATCTCCGGCGATGTCGACAAGGATGAGGTTTTTGAAATAGTCATAGAAAGTGCTGCGGCGAAGGGTTATGATCTGCGTATTTACACAACCACAGGCGAGCATGATTTGGAAACAATCCGGGAGATGGTGGGAAACATTAAGCCGGAGCGCGTGCTGGTGGCAGGCGGCGACGGCACCATATCGCTATCAGCCGAAGCCGTGCAGGGCGCTGACGTAATTATGGGCATCATTCCTGTGGGATCTGCCAATGGGCTGGCTATGGATTTTGGCATTACAGGTTCTCTTGCTGAGGCTGTTGAGGTGGCTTTTGGGGATAAGATCGTGGGGATCGATGCAGTTTGTATCAATAATGAGATCAGCCTGCATTTGGCGGATGTGGGATTAAATGCATTGCTTGTTAAAAACTACGAGAACAGCGATACGCGTGGAAAGCTCGGTTATGCCCGGGAAATGCTGAAAACGCTGAGCGAGCACGAAAACTTCCTGGTGAGGATTACGACAGAAGAGGAAGTGATTGAGACAGACGTGCTGATTGTCATCATTGCGAATGCACAAAAATACGGCACAGGCGTGACCATTAACCCGGCGGGCGACATGTCCGACGGTCGCTTTGAATTGGTCATTGCCAAAAAACTCGATTTTATTGAGACCGCTAAAATTCTTGCCGGCAGTACGGATTTCAATCCGGAGATTATGCGCGTCATTTCTGTTGAAAAAGCTGAAATAGAATGCCTTGATAAAGAAGCACATTTCCAGATCGATGGTGAATACAAAGGTCTGGTCCGCAATCTGGAAGCGCATATTTTGAAGGATTATATTAAGGTGGCAGTTCCTTGAGGCTTTCGGCAATCGGCTTTCGGCGCTCGGCTATCGGCTGTCAGCTTTTAATCTGGATTGAGTTTTGATAGCCGATGGCCGAAAGCCGACAGCCAATCAGTAGCCCGGGTTGGTTCTGCCCTTTTGTCAAAATCTATTCATTCTCTTTTTTGCCTGACTGATGAAAGTTGTTTTAATGTCTCTACTAGTAGTTTGTTGTCTGACAAACACATTGTCTGCGCAGCAGGCGGAATTGTGCCAGGGCGCCTATTTCACCGAAGCGCAGGGGAAAGAATTCTTGGAAAAACATACCGTTAAGACGAAACTGGAATGGGAAACCCGCGCTGCCGCCATTCGGAAGCAGATTCGTGAAGGAATGGGTTTAGAAACCATGCCCGCAAAACCAACGTCTGGACCGATCATTCACAGCAAACGCGAAATGGATGGCTATACGGTTGAGAATGTTGCATTTGAAAGCATGCCAGGCATTTATGTGACGGGAAATTTATATAAGCCAACAAAAAAGCAGCAATCCTACGCTGGAATTTTATGTCCGCATGGGCATGGTGAAAATCCACACGGCCGTTTCAGGGAACAAACCCAAAAACGCTGCGCAACGCTTGCTCGCATGGGCGCCGTAGTGTTCGTGCTGGACATGGTGGGGCAGGGCGATTCCAAATATTGCGAGCATAAAATGCCAAAAGCGCTTAAATTACAAGCTATTAACAGTGTCCGAGCACTCGATTTTCTTATGGCACAGCCAGGTGTTGATCCTGAAAGAATCGGTGTCACGGGTGAATCGGGTGGGGGAACGCAAACTTTTCTACTTGCTGCGCTGGACAATCGGGTGAAAGTGAGTGCGCCGGTTGTGATGGTTTCGGCCCATTTCTTTGGCGGATGTGTGTGTGAAAGCGGACTTCCGATCCACAAAAAAGGGGATTTTCAAACCAACAATGTTGAAATCGCATCGCTAACGGCACCGCGTCCAATGCTTCTCGTGTCCGACGGCGACGACTGGACCAAAAATACACCGAATGTTGAATTTCCATTTATTCAGAACATTTATGGGCTGTATGGAAAGAGAGATTTAGTTGAAAATGTGCATTTACCTGACGAAAAGCATGATTTCGGTCCTTCCAAAAGAATTGCGATGTACACTTTCATGGCCAAACAACTTGCGCTTGATCTCAAATCGGTAACTGATTCGCAGGGTAAAATAGATGAAAATCCTTCCAAGGTGCTTGAACAAAATGATCTGGAAGTTTTCAATGCGGCGCATCCACGACCGGCCAATGCGGTAATCGGTGATGAGGCGGTGATGAAACTGCTTTAAACGAATATCTGATGATCATATTCATTGTTCTCGCAGCCATTGTTTTCATTATATTAAGTTCGACACTTCTGAAAATGCACCCGCTTGTCGGATTGCTACTTGCAGCGATTGGCGTTGGCGTTTTTGCCGGTTTGCCAATTGACAGGCTAGCCGAAACAATAGGCAAAGGTTTTGGCGAATTAATGTCCAAAATCGGCTTAATGGTGATTTTAGGCTGTGTAATCGGTGCGATTTTGGATAAATCCGGTGCTGCAATTAAAGTGGCAGATGTCATACTGAAATTATTCGGCGAGAAACGTCCGGCCTTTGCAATGGCGGTGATTGGCGGGATTGTGGGAATTCCGGTTTTTTGTGATTCCGGGTTCATTATTTTGCATAAGCTCAATCAAATTGTTGCAAAAAGAACAGGAAAGCCACTGGGAACCATCGCATTGTCTTTGTCTGGTGGACTTTTTGTTACGCACACGCTTGTGCCACCTACGCCCGGCCCATTGTCCGCAGCTGGAAACTTAGGTATCGCAGATTCTGTCGGATTGGTTATTCTGATCGGGTTAATCGTTTCCATTCCAAGTCTTTTCCTCTCAACCTGGTTTGCAGGAAGATATGCAAAAAATGTTGTGATTACTGAAAGTGCAGCTGTTGAGCCGCCTGTGATCATTCATGAAAGTCGGCTTCCACCTGCATGGAAAGCATTCATGCCCATCCTTCTGCCCATTATCCTGATCACATTAGCATCTTTCGCAAGGATTCTAAACTTCCCCGAAATCTGGACAAAATGGCTGGGTTTTTTTGGCAGCCCGCTGGTTTCTTTTCTCCTCGCGATCTTTTTCAGTTACTCCCTTTTCCCGGAATATGCCTCAGAAAGAATGATGGCCTGTTTCAAAAGTGGTATCGAACATTGCGGGACAACATTGGTGCTTGTAGGAGCAGGAGGCGCCTTCGGCGCGATTTTGAAAGAAACGACTTTGAAAGATATGGTGAGTCAATGGCTGTTACATAACGAAATGTCCGGCGCTTACTTGCTATTAATTGCCTTCCTTATCGCTGCATTCTTTAAAACAGCACAAGGGTCAACTACATCCGCGATGGTGCTGACCACCAGCATTCTGGCGCCGTTACTAGCCTCGCTTGGGTTTGTCACGCCCATTCAAATCACATTAGTCGTCATGGCCGTAGGAAGCGGAGCCATGATTGTGTCGCATACGAATGATGCGTGGTTCTGGGTTGTTTCGCAGTTTACGGGGATTTCAGCGAGGGACACTTATCGGACTCATACCATTCTCACGGGGTTGCAGGGGGCTGTGAGTTTTGTCGTGACGATAGTTTTGTGGTTTTTGTTAGGCTGACTGTCCTAATTTGAATTCAATGCCGGTCTTCCTAATTTCCGCAGCAAACGGATTGTTCGAAGAGAGCATATCTTGCTTTGAAATCGGGTGCGGCTCTATTCTGGAATCAAATTGAGAAGCTAACATCATTAGCCTGACTTGCGTATCAAATCTTTCGTGCTCTGGTAAATGCTCGATGACTAGGGCAATGTCGATGTCACTTTCTGCACGAGAATTACTTCTGGCATAAGACCCGAACAAATAGGCCGCAACCAAACCTGGCTGACTTTTAGAGACGGAGAAAACAAAGCGTTCTAATGTTTGATTAAGTCCTTGATCCATAATCTGTTTTCTTTTAGGCGTTCAATCCAATTTCTCGTGAATTCTGGTGTGCAGGTTTTCTGAAAACTCATTTTATAGTCGTCATATCTTCCATTGATATTAAAAGCAGTGACGGATAGAAGAAACAGTTTTCTTTCCTCGGTTAGTTCAATACTACTTTTTTCAGCGAGCCTTAATAAGTTATGTGTGAAGGGCGGGAATTCATTGTTAATCTTGACAAACATTGCTTTTAACAACTTCTCTATCATTAGGTGTCCAACAAATAAGCTCCATGCATAGCGTTTGCTATCGAACATTGCAGTCATCGTCTCAAAGTCGTCCTCGGAACTTTTGATCCAATAATCAATAACTTTCTCCTGATTGAATCCGGCTTCATCCATTCACAAAAATATAGATTTAGTTAAGTAATCGGTAAAACAAAAAGAGGATAACCAAAAAATGGCTATCCTCTC
It includes:
- a CDS encoding HAMP domain-containing sensor histidine kinase, with the protein product MKIKDRIAFQFTLLVAAILLLFSITIYSVSEHYRQEEFYDRLKSRAKTTCRLLMKVKGIDKDLLKAIDQNTLSEMLDEKVLVFNEENELIYSSVDDKLLTYHATLLDEVRQKQYMEFHEGESEVIGLLYQEQSEPLVVLASAYDTFGHSKLTNLRETLGWGLLAGIAVTVGLGIYFAGNALRPISRINHQVSLITAQNLSQKLDEGNRKDEIAQLAINFNTVLARLNNAFEQQKSFVSHASHELRTPLAALKSEIQLGQRFNKNNPEIDEVFTNLFSDTERLISITNNLLFLARSYEHSGQLKMSPIHIEDLAFLAKEELLSINPDYHVEIDYENIPEDEKQTVIEGNEELLKRVFSNLLDNACKYSSDHRAYILIYSDDKSCIVKFRDHGIGISPEDLPHIFNPFYRSSTATPVPGFGIGLSICQRIVDLHHGVISVTSEPGMGSEFQVRLNHV
- a CDS encoding response regulator transcription factor, giving the protein MKKILIIEDDRRIAQNIFRGLASENIEAEIAHDGITGKQMALDKKFDLILLDVNLPGMNGHDVCQQIRIYKPSLPIIMLTAYGEIEDKIEGLGRGADDYIVKPFDFRELLARINAALRVAELINPESADKILRIADLEMNLGTKQVSRGGHIIDLTAKEFALLEYFLLHRGRVVSKMDLAEHVWHLNFDPGTNVVEVYINYLRKKVDKDFATKLIHTRPGMGYIMKEE
- a CDS encoding App1 family protein: MKRCDIKLYRGYANKKELVVFGHIIKKYPSGDRKYTRTGFRYARTIIELFSVKPIPFLKVVLQVGNITAETTAEEDGYFRFQVPLTEPMPSGWHPYSVTVDDEWNEKRYQGSAQEEFFLPYQSSYGIISDIDDTFLISHSRRSFRKLFVLLSKNVQARKPFDDVVKHYQLLSFASRKHPQKDSNIFFYVSSSEWNLYDMIVRFAELNGLPKAVLKLRTIKSGLDDFVTTGGGSHDHKLRKIHNIINFYPELQFILLGDDSQKDPEIYEEICRQFSANIRAVYIRQTRKRAKALTVTNLKNIQELGIDVCYFVHSNKAIIHSLETGLVFQPPIETLPPIAEIKDLLL
- a CDS encoding diacylglycerol/lipid kinase family protein — protein: MFSERKVLLVVNPISGDVDKDEVFEIVIESAAAKGYDLRIYTTTGEHDLETIREMVGNIKPERVLVAGGDGTISLSAEAVQGADVIMGIIPVGSANGLAMDFGITGSLAEAVEVAFGDKIVGIDAVCINNEISLHLADVGLNALLVKNYENSDTRGKLGYAREMLKTLSEHENFLVRITTEEEVIETDVLIVIIANAQKYGTGVTINPAGDMSDGRFELVIAKKLDFIETAKILAGSTDFNPEIMRVISVEKAEIECLDKEAHFQIDGEYKGLVRNLEAHILKDYIKVAVP
- a CDS encoding alpha/beta hydrolase family protein, whose product is MSLLVVCCLTNTLSAQQAELCQGAYFTEAQGKEFLEKHTVKTKLEWETRAAAIRKQIREGMGLETMPAKPTSGPIIHSKREMDGYTVENVAFESMPGIYVTGNLYKPTKKQQSYAGILCPHGHGENPHGRFREQTQKRCATLARMGAVVFVLDMVGQGDSKYCEHKMPKALKLQAINSVRALDFLMAQPGVDPERIGVTGESGGGTQTFLLAALDNRVKVSAPVVMVSAHFFGGCVCESGLPIHKKGDFQTNNVEIASLTAPRPMLLVSDGDDWTKNTPNVEFPFIQNIYGLYGKRDLVENVHLPDEKHDFGPSKRIAMYTFMAKQLALDLKSVTDSQGKIDENPSKVLEQNDLEVFNAAHPRPANAVIGDEAVMKLL
- a CDS encoding GntP family permease, whose protein sequence is MIIFIVLAAIVFIILSSTLLKMHPLVGLLLAAIGVGVFAGLPIDRLAETIGKGFGELMSKIGLMVILGCVIGAILDKSGAAIKVADVILKLFGEKRPAFAMAVIGGIVGIPVFCDSGFIILHKLNQIVAKRTGKPLGTIALSLSGGLFVTHTLVPPTPGPLSAAGNLGIADSVGLVILIGLIVSIPSLFLSTWFAGRYAKNVVITESAAVEPPVIIHESRLPPAWKAFMPILLPIILITLASFARILNFPEIWTKWLGFFGSPLVSFLLAIFFSYSLFPEYASERMMACFKSGIEHCGTTLVLVGAGGAFGAILKETTLKDMVSQWLLHNEMSGAYLLLIAFLIAAFFKTAQGSTTSAMVLTTSILAPLLASLGFVTPIQITLVVMAVGSGAMIVSHTNDAWFWVVSQFTGISARDTYRTHTILTGLQGAVSFVVTIVLWFLLG
- a CDS encoding nucleotidyltransferase domain-containing protein, which codes for MDQGLNQTLERFVFSVSKSQPGLVAAYLFGSYARSNSRAESDIDIALVIEHLPEHERFDTQVRLMMLASQFDSRIEPHPISKQDMLSSNNPFAAEIRKTGIEFKLGQSA
- a CDS encoding HEPN domain-containing protein, with the translated sequence MDEAGFNQEKVIDYWIKSSEDDFETMTAMFDSKRYAWSLFVGHLMIEKLLKAMFVKINNEFPPFTHNLLRLAEKSSIELTEERKLFLLSVTAFNINGRYDDYKMSFQKTCTPEFTRNWIERLKENRLWIKDLIKH